In Flammeovirga kamogawensis, the sequence CAACAGGCTTTTATTTTATTGATTTAACGACTAATAAAGTTACTCAAATTAAGAAAAATGAATTATCATTTAGTGTTTTTGGTGTAGAAAGTAGCAATGAATTTTTGTGGTTGAGTACTGTAGAAGGTTTATATAGATATACTATAAAAAATGGTAACCTTAGAAAATTTAATCATGAAGATGGTGTAAAAGCGAAGCAGTTTAGCTTTGGAGCGAGTGCTAAATTTTATAATGGTGAAATTGCCTTTGGAGGAAATGAAGGAGCTGTAGTTTTTAATCCAAATAAAATACCAAAAGCAACAGTACCATCACATTTATATTTATCAGACTTTAGAATTAATGGAGTTCCAAGTACTCAATTAGGTATAAACACTACTACTATAAATAAAAGAATGGTATTAAGCCATAATCAGAATACGTTATCATTTACTTTTGAAACCCCTATTTTTTACGGTAACAAAAAGAACACGTATGTATGGCAACTAATGGGAGTAGATAAATCGCCTGTTTCGTCTTCAAATAGAAGTGTTACTTACTCAAAATTATCTCCTGGCAAATATCATTTAAATGTAAAAATGTACAATCCAGATGGTATTTTAGTAAAAGACCAGATTGACCTTGACATTGAAATAGAGAATCCTTTCTATTTATCAACTATTGCTATACTTATCTACTTTTTCTTATTTATAAGTTTAATAGTAACTGCTTATTTGATTTGGAAAGCAAAAGAACAAGAACGTTTTAGTGATGAGAAAATTAAATTCTTTATTAATGTAGCTCATGATATTAGAACACCTGTATCTTTAATTCAGTTAGCATCAGATCAAATTCAAAAGAACATCAACAAAGAAAACTCCCTCAACTTAATTAGAAGAAATACCAAGCATCTGAACGATTATGTTACACAATTATTAGATTTCCAAAAGGCTGAAAGAGATCAGCTAGGTGTAATTGTACAAGAGATAGAATTAAAAAGTTTTATAGAAGAAATGGTATTAGATTTTAAACCATTATTGGAAAATAAATCGATACAATTAACAATTTCTTCTCAAGATATAAAGGTGTGGTTTGATATGGAAAAGATGATTAGAGTATTTAATAACTTAATCTCTAATGCTATCAAATATACCAATGAAGGTGGCACAATAAAGATTGTGACAGATATTGAAGGTGATAAAGTGAAAATTAGTTTTGTTGATAATGGCATAGGTATTCCAGAAGATCAGCAGAAAAAGATTTTTTCAAGGTTTAATAGAGCAAGCAATGCATTGGTTACTAATATTACTGGTAGTGGAATTGGGTTGTTATTATCTAAAAAAATTATTGAATTACATCACGGTACTATTCATTTAGAAAGTACTATTGATATAGGTTCTAAGTTTACAATTCAATTACCATTAGGTAAAAATCATTTTGCAGAAAATGAAATTAAGCCTCAGGTAGAAGAAATAGTAGATAATCTTCCTAAACTTGAAATCAATACACATAAAGTGATTCTTTTAGTAGAAGATAACGAAGATATAAGAGCTTCTGTAAAAGCAGAACTAGAGAAAGAATATAAAATTCTCGAAGCTCCAAATGGTAAAGAAGCACTTGTTATTGCATTAGAACATTTGCCAGATATGGTAATTACAGATGTAATGATGCCAAAGATGAGTGGAAAGGAATTATGTCACATTTTAAAAAATAATCATAAAACGAGTCATATTCCTGTTATCATGCTTACGGCATTAAGTGCTATTGAAGATAAAATTGAAGGTTTAGAAATTGGAGCAGATGCATATATTGAAAAACCTTTCCGTTTAGAAATGTTGAAAGTCACCGTCAATAACATTATGAAATCACGTCACTTGATTCATAATTTAATTGATTCTAAAAAAGAAGAAGTAGCAGAAAAGCCTAAATCAACTTCAGCAGAACAAGAATTTCTCTCTAATGTTGTCGAAGAGATTAAAAAGAATGTAACAAATAGGGAATTTACAATTGATGTTTTATGTGAACACCTTGGTTATAGTAGATCAAATTTATTTAGAAAACTGAAAAAGTTATCGGGAATGTCTCCTTTAGATTTGATAATAAAAATTAGATTAAATCATGCTATTGAGTTAATGAAAAATAGAAGTGATTTGCGTATAGCTGATATTGCTTATGAATCTGGTTTTAATGATCCAAAGTACTTTAGTACAACTTTTAAAAAGCATCAAGGTAAAACGC encodes:
- a CDS encoding hybrid sensor histidine kinase/response regulator transcription factor, producing the protein MKFFYLNLVTLLLLLNIFTSNSYCYEVEQLLSEKGTLNKYVTSIKPDKNGYYWLGTGSGLLRYSGFELKSYDLSNHIHIKNKSINEILNFGDSTYIIGKKGFILKYNYATDDFEKLYSDYTKFIISAQKLDDSKIILGTRKFVLIFDINTKELKQFKFDKFNYIKSIIVHNSKVYLGTANGLGVFTYSKKKNELTFDKCYLQKSDILCLNKDKAGRILFGTEFLGLFILDNDKLVNKTPFDLSEKRYAVRVIAFDNNGVPLVSVDRLGVYVLDEKFNVKDLIANDIDKESSIRQNNVHNIYVDSLNTYWFSVGAIGVDFVKTQKGPFKNIKHIRNEKNSIGNNIVRSFFLDKDGTTWYGTENGLYSESKEGVWKSYEHLKELRNTAILNINLYQDEIILCTYGQGVLNFDPKTERLTKRYFNKEQELKLVFTSYVVDDQLWIGGNSKNLQQFVDGKYAKSYTITKVRSIIRSNLVNHLFIGSKDGIFELNEKTNAYKRVIKKNDFNIREVQDLYLNHDTQRLWVAASTGFYFIDLTTNKVTQIKKNELSFSVFGVESSNEFLWLSTVEGLYRYTIKNGNLRKFNHEDGVKAKQFSFGASAKFYNGEIAFGGNEGAVVFNPNKIPKATVPSHLYLSDFRINGVPSTQLGINTTTINKRMVLSHNQNTLSFTFETPIFYGNKKNTYVWQLMGVDKSPVSSSNRSVTYSKLSPGKYHLNVKMYNPDGILVKDQIDLDIEIENPFYLSTIAILIYFFLFISLIVTAYLIWKAKEQERFSDEKIKFFINVAHDIRTPVSLIQLASDQIQKNINKENSLNLIRRNTKHLNDYVTQLLDFQKAERDQLGVIVQEIELKSFIEEMVLDFKPLLENKSIQLTISSQDIKVWFDMEKMIRVFNNLISNAIKYTNEGGTIKIVTDIEGDKVKISFVDNGIGIPEDQQKKIFSRFNRASNALVTNITGSGIGLLLSKKIIELHHGTIHLESTIDIGSKFTIQLPLGKNHFAENEIKPQVEEIVDNLPKLEINTHKVILLVEDNEDIRASVKAELEKEYKILEAPNGKEALVIALEHLPDMVITDVMMPKMSGKELCHILKNNHKTSHIPVIMLTALSAIEDKIEGLEIGADAYIEKPFRLEMLKVTVNNIMKSRHLIHNLIDSKKEEVAEKPKSTSAEQEFLSNVVEEIKKNVTNREFTIDVLCEHLGYSRSNLFRKLKKLSGMSPLDLIIKIRLNHAIELMKNRSDLRIADIAYESGFNDPKYFSTTFKKHQGKTPKEFIETLSV